A stretch of Leucobacter aridicollis DNA encodes these proteins:
- a CDS encoding DUF3117 domain-containing protein → MAAMKPRTGDGPMEAVRESRVIVVRVPLEGGGRLVVSVNDEEAAELRDVLAGVLGD, encoded by the coding sequence ATGGCGGCAATGAAACCAAGGACCGGAGACGGGCCCATGGAAGCGGTACGCGAGAGCCGCGTCATCGTGGTGCGTGTTCCCCTTGAAGGCGGTGGCCGTCTGGTGGTGTCAGTCAATGACGAAGAGGCCGCCGAGCTTCGCGATGTGCTTGCAGGAGTGCTCGGCGACTAA
- a CDS encoding magnesium transporter MgtE N-terminal domain-containing protein gives MSSSRVFVGRLAGRGVFDPVGDQIGKVRDVLVVYRAQAAPRVVGLIVEIPGKRRVFVPISRVTSIASGQVITTGLINIRRFEQRRGETRMIAEMIGMRVDLAASEGGAPVRATVEDAAIERTRAGEWIVSELFVRLPKTGGGFGRGPARTVHWSQVERPSEDTGPQSAELLVQTLVDLKPADLATTLLELPKARMVPVLDELADDRVADALEEMSETDQIEILALIPAARTADVLDRMEPDDAADLISALPAAQGAELLDLMEPEEAEDVRRLLEYEFDTAGGLMSPTPIVLAAEASVAEGLAMIRRAEIPPAMASAVYVTHPPYETPSGEYLGMVHFQRMLRFPPHERLSALLDAEIEAVPVTASAAEVSRRLASYDLVALPVVDDQDRLVGVVTVDDVLDHLLPDDWRHADSEEGRA, from the coding sequence GTGAGTAGTTCGCGGGTGTTTGTCGGCCGCCTTGCCGGTCGGGGCGTGTTCGATCCCGTCGGTGATCAGATCGGCAAGGTTCGCGATGTCCTCGTCGTGTATCGCGCCCAGGCTGCGCCGCGCGTCGTCGGCCTGATCGTTGAGATCCCGGGCAAGCGCCGGGTGTTCGTGCCGATCAGTCGCGTGACGTCGATCGCGTCCGGCCAGGTCATCACGACCGGACTCATCAACATCCGCCGGTTCGAGCAGCGGCGCGGCGAGACACGCATGATCGCCGAGATGATCGGCATGCGCGTTGACCTCGCGGCGTCCGAGGGCGGCGCACCCGTGCGGGCGACCGTCGAGGACGCGGCAATCGAGCGCACCCGTGCCGGCGAGTGGATCGTCTCCGAGCTGTTCGTGCGGCTGCCCAAGACCGGCGGCGGGTTCGGCCGCGGCCCTGCCCGCACCGTGCACTGGTCGCAGGTCGAGCGCCCGAGCGAGGACACGGGCCCGCAGTCCGCTGAGCTCCTCGTGCAGACCCTCGTCGACCTCAAGCCGGCCGACCTCGCGACCACGCTGCTCGAGCTTCCGAAGGCGCGCATGGTGCCCGTACTCGACGAGCTCGCCGACGACCGCGTCGCCGACGCGCTCGAGGAGATGAGCGAGACGGACCAGATCGAGATCCTCGCGCTCATTCCCGCCGCGCGCACCGCCGACGTGCTCGACCGCATGGAGCCCGACGACGCGGCTGACCTCATCTCCGCCCTCCCAGCCGCGCAGGGCGCCGAGCTTCTCGACCTCATGGAGCCGGAGGAGGCGGAGGATGTCAGGCGACTCCTCGAGTACGAGTTCGATACCGCCGGAGGCCTCATGAGCCCCACGCCGATCGTGCTCGCCGCGGAGGCGAGCGTTGCCGAGGGCCTCGCGATGATCCGCCGCGCCGAGATCCCGCCGGCGATGGCTTCCGCCGTGTACGTGACCCACCCGCCCTACGAGACGCCGAGCGGCGAGTACCTCGGCATGGTGCACTTCCAGCGCATGCTCCGCTTCCCGCCGCACGAGCGGCTGAGCGCGCTGCTCGACGCCGAGATCGAGGCGGTGCCGGTCACGGCGAGCGCGGCGGAAGTCTCCCGCCGCCTTGCGAGCTACGACCTCGTCGCGCTCCCGGTCGTCGACGATCAGGATCGCCTGGTCGGCGTCGTCACCGTCGACGACGTGCTCGATCACCTCCTGCCGGATGACTGGCGCCACGCGGACTCCGAGGAGGGGCGCGCATGA
- a CDS encoding twin-arginine translocase TatA/TatE family subunit yields the protein MDSLSFSKILIILVIALFVIGPTRLPEYAKKFSDFVRSVKRAADGAKDRLKDEMGPEFDDVDWKQLDPRQYDPRRIIRDALVEDEREARQAERRERLDELAAARRARQGISAEGAVSVRFDDEAT from the coding sequence ATGGACAGCCTGAGCTTTTCGAAGATCCTCATCATTTTGGTGATCGCGCTGTTCGTGATTGGCCCGACTCGGCTGCCCGAATACGCGAAGAAATTCAGCGATTTCGTGCGCTCAGTGAAGCGCGCCGCCGACGGCGCGAAAGACAGGCTGAAGGACGAGATGGGCCCCGAGTTCGACGACGTCGACTGGAAGCAGCTCGATCCGCGCCAGTACGACCCGCGCAGGATCATCCGCGATGCCCTCGTCGAGGACGAGCGAGAGGCGCGGCAGGCCGAACGACGCGAACGCCTCGACGAGCTCGCGGCCGCCCGCCGCGCCCGCCAGGGGATCAGCGCCGAGGGCGCCGTCTCCGTCCGCTTCGACGACGAGGCTACCTAG
- a CDS encoding DUF1003 domain-containing protein, whose translation MRPFKRRSDLAAPRTGRAARGPAGTRIDGNERFGRWTEGIARGMGTPWFLLALTLFCVLWLTWNTFGPEHLRFDSPSLGFTALTLILSLQASYAAPMILLAQNRQDDRDRVQIEQDRKQAERNLADTEFLAREVVALRLSIKDLPDREFLRQELRSLLAELEQQEPENEPDAPAAPENLPPRADLSTPEPHDEENESRSE comes from the coding sequence ATGAGGCCCTTCAAGCGCCGCTCGGACCTCGCGGCTCCCCGCACCGGACGAGCCGCCCGCGGGCCCGCCGGCACGCGCATCGACGGCAACGAGCGCTTCGGCAGGTGGACCGAGGGGATCGCCCGAGGCATGGGCACGCCGTGGTTTCTGCTCGCGCTCACGCTCTTTTGTGTGCTCTGGCTCACCTGGAACACGTTCGGTCCGGAGCACCTCCGGTTCGATTCGCCCTCGCTCGGCTTCACCGCGCTCACGCTCATCCTGTCGCTGCAGGCGTCGTACGCGGCTCCGATGATCCTCCTCGCGCAGAACCGGCAGGACGACCGCGACCGGGTGCAGATCGAGCAGGATCGCAAGCAGGCCGAGCGCAACCTCGCCGACACCGAGTTCCTCGCACGCGAGGTGGTCGCGCTCCGCCTCTCGATCAAGGACCTCCCCGACCGGGAATTCCTCAGGCAGGAGCTCCGCTCGCTGCTCGCCGAGCTGGAGCAGCAGGAGCCCGAGAACGAGCCCGATGCCCCGGCCGCGCCCGAGAACCTTCCGCCGCGCGCGGACCTTTCAACGCCCGAACCCCACGACGAGGAGAACGAGTCACGCAGTGAGTGA
- a CDS encoding O-methyltransferase: MSKLERNWQYTEQYPSETDTLVRARRVSLELGIEPVSRAVSAELSALAVLSGARAICEIGTGVGVSGLSLLRHRPDAILTSIEIEPEHLREARALFTEAGIPASRARLVEGDARHVMPRLNLAAYDIVLLDAEQSQLLEYFEHALGIVRPGGAIVVPSALAHGRVADPAARDESTQALRDLLAVVAESDAIASSLAPTGDGLLTVVRLDG; this comes from the coding sequence GTGAGCAAGCTCGAGCGCAACTGGCAGTACACGGAGCAGTATCCCAGTGAGACTGACACGCTCGTGCGTGCCCGGCGGGTGTCGCTCGAGCTCGGCATCGAGCCGGTATCACGCGCGGTGTCGGCCGAACTCTCGGCCCTCGCGGTACTCTCGGGCGCCCGGGCGATCTGCGAGATCGGCACCGGTGTGGGAGTCAGCGGGCTGTCGCTGCTGCGGCATCGGCCAGACGCGATCCTCACCTCGATTGAGATTGAGCCTGAGCACCTGCGCGAGGCCCGCGCGCTCTTCACCGAGGCAGGCATTCCCGCGTCTCGCGCCCGGCTCGTCGAGGGAGACGCGCGCCACGTGATGCCGCGACTGAATCTCGCCGCCTACGACATCGTGCTGCTCGATGCGGAGCAGTCGCAGCTCCTCGAGTACTTCGAGCACGCGCTCGGCATCGTGCGTCCCGGCGGCGCTATCGTGGTGCCCTCGGCGCTCGCGCACGGCCGCGTCGCCGACCCCGCAGCGCGGGACGAGTCCACCCAGGCCCTCCGCGACCTGCTGGCAGTCGTGGCGGAGTCGGACGCGATTGCGTCCTCGCTCGCCCCGACCGGCGACGGACTGCTGACAGTCGTGCGGCTCGACGGCTAA
- a CDS encoding Mrp/NBP35 family ATP-binding protein, with the protein MSEHNRTEVEQRLWESLSRVNDPEIHRPITELGMVGDLRVDDAGTADVPLKLTIAGCPAAQRIERDVREATLGTSGITDARVDVSVMNPAERQAFVETVRGPARPVQFGPDSLTRVIAVTSGKGGVGKSSLTASLAVALAQQGLSVGLIDADVFGFSIPGILGLSRDGVTEQPTRVGEMILPPEAHGVKVISIGMFLGDADPRSTAVSWRGPMLHRTIEQFLRDVWFGDLDVLLLDLPPGTGDVAISVGQLLPQAEVLVVTTPQEAAADVAVRSALVARQTGQRVIGVIENMAGLAQPDGTVLELFGTGGGAAVVDRLNTSESAEGQQPVRLLGSVPLSPDFREGGDTGSPAVLSRPADPAAAAVIRIAEQLASQGRGLAGRSLSVTPR; encoded by the coding sequence GTGAGTGAGCACAACCGCACCGAGGTCGAACAGCGCCTCTGGGAATCGCTCTCCCGCGTCAACGATCCCGAGATTCATCGCCCGATCACCGAGCTCGGCATGGTCGGCGACCTCCGCGTCGACGATGCGGGCACAGCCGACGTGCCGCTCAAGCTCACGATCGCCGGCTGCCCCGCCGCACAGCGGATCGAGCGAGACGTCCGCGAGGCGACGCTCGGAACCTCCGGGATCACCGACGCACGCGTCGACGTCAGCGTCATGAACCCCGCTGAGCGGCAGGCCTTCGTGGAGACCGTCCGCGGGCCGGCGCGGCCCGTACAGTTCGGGCCTGACTCCCTCACCCGCGTCATCGCCGTCACGAGCGGCAAGGGGGGCGTCGGCAAGTCGTCGCTCACCGCCTCGCTCGCGGTCGCCCTCGCACAGCAGGGACTCTCGGTCGGGCTCATCGACGCCGACGTCTTCGGCTTCTCGATCCCGGGCATCCTCGGGCTCAGCCGCGACGGCGTCACCGAGCAGCCGACCCGCGTCGGCGAGATGATCCTCCCCCCGGAGGCGCACGGCGTGAAAGTGATCTCCATCGGCATGTTCCTCGGCGACGCCGACCCGCGCTCGACCGCGGTGTCGTGGCGCGGCCCCATGCTGCACCGCACGATCGAACAGTTCCTGCGCGACGTCTGGTTCGGTGACCTCGACGTGCTGCTACTCGACCTCCCGCCGGGCACGGGCGACGTCGCGATCAGCGTCGGCCAGCTGCTGCCGCAGGCCGAGGTACTCGTCGTCACGACCCCGCAGGAGGCCGCGGCCGACGTCGCCGTGCGCAGCGCGCTCGTGGCCAGGCAGACGGGACAGCGCGTCATCGGCGTGATTGAGAACATGGCCGGTCTCGCGCAGCCCGACGGCACCGTTCTTGAACTGTTCGGCACCGGTGGCGGCGCGGCCGTCGTCGACCGCCTGAACACGTCCGAGAGCGCCGAGGGCCAGCAGCCCGTCCGGTTACTCGGGAGCGTGCCGCTCAGCCCGGACTTCCGCGAGGGCGGCGACACGGGCTCCCCCGCGGTGCTCTCGCGGCCGGCGGATCCCGCGGCTGCCGCAGTGATCCGCATCGCCGAGCAGCTCGCGTCGCAGGGCCGAGGGCTCGCGGGGCGATCGCTGAGCGTGACGCCGCGCTAG